A region from the Corallococcus silvisoli genome encodes:
- the tnpA gene encoding IS66 family insertion sequence element accessory protein TnpA translates to MSKPVEKPEWARVAEAFEASGLTQKAFSAQRGVRLSTLQSWVYRARRAATTRVEPVRLLPVQVARSPAATESLLEVVAEGGARVRFAVGADVAYVARLVAALGR, encoded by the coding sequence ATGTCGAAGCCAGTGGAGAAGCCGGAGTGGGCGCGCGTCGCGGAAGCGTTCGAGGCGAGCGGGCTGACGCAGAAGGCGTTCTCAGCGCAGCGAGGCGTGCGGCTGAGCACGTTGCAGTCGTGGGTGTACCGGGCACGACGTGCCGCGACGACACGAGTCGAGCCGGTGAGACTCTTGCCGGTACAGGTGGCGAGGAGTCCCGCGGCGACGGAGTCCCTGCTGGAGGTGGTGGCCGAGGGCGGAGCGCGGGTGCGCTTCGCCGTGGGCGCGGACGTGGCGTACGTGGCCCGGCTCGTCGCGGCGCTGGGGCGGTAG
- the tnpB gene encoding IS66 family insertion sequence element accessory protein TnpB (TnpB, as the term is used for proteins encoded by IS66 family insertion elements, is considered an accessory protein, since TnpC, encoded by a neighboring gene, is a DDE family transposase.), which yields MFALPASVRVVLAVEPVDMRKSIDGLMALVRTAWGEDVYSGHLFAFVSRRGDRIKVLTWNRGGFVLLYKRLEAGRFRLPPVDEGAQAVTLDATQLAMLLDVIDVAQVRRQPAWTPPGRTGT from the coding sequence GTGTTCGCCCTGCCTGCGTCGGTGCGCGTGGTGCTGGCGGTGGAGCCGGTGGACATGCGCAAGTCGATTGATGGCCTCATGGCGCTGGTGCGCACGGCGTGGGGCGAGGACGTCTACTCGGGCCACCTCTTCGCCTTTGTCTCCAGGCGGGGCGACCGAATCAAGGTGCTGACATGGAACCGGGGCGGCTTCGTGCTGCTGTACAAGCGGCTGGAGGCGGGGAGATTCCGGCTGCCACCGGTGGATGAGGGCGCGCAGGCGGTGACGCTGGATGCCACGCAGTTGGCCATGCTGCTGGACGTCATCGACGTGGCCCAGGTGCGTCGCCAGCCCGCCTGGACGCCTCCCGGGCGCACGGGCACCTGA
- a CDS encoding RHS repeat-associated core domain-containing protein, which yields MAPHERPAQQDAARQSRSQTAAVPVDQTRAFELARTEWEAKREQAQEQLSETLSRARGILGPQSAWWVRFWHSPFASASERDALNQSIDELRRAETLLRKLKLKDEASQGRRQRMLLELEQQVEALGALAGDGFSRAWEMAWGRPPQEGVARLQERYFLLETGLAVEDVTLVARIEKVATTDLQEGVVGQPLPQPLKVRVTTANGEPVLGAVVTFKRAGFSQPGFLPVNGTGQAQAQLQAITDENGQAAVKMLPDTIISRESFLRQGTPSAQRLGYNAVTAETTNGTQSFGLSSPFVEVGLPDVPAQIAVPGSVPATTEAGLQMIAPFAGRVLDRYGNALANQQVTWTQSPATGRFFRYQDSATPQVLDPTNPMQLLVMQEWSDVDGWLSAGYIPGTTAGYYVVTASVGTLARQFGVSAFIPSARYTLRTTYNGDFNGVYQTAGPQVLVAQILRWPVGAPGWVPVRGDEPGLEDVAVGIWTLAEDGTELDFTMAAPVETGPEPLDDETSVAFRPRYLVNEGGQWIYFAGQAFERRANGQLVEVCCGQELYTWQYSTVPTLQALRQLPGGGVVQPGGQASTSDSGLGFRVVNKSSDNLYVRVTIQHNVPGDDVLVLSSSLPRDVGGDIVLPASSNVQRVLPLVAGTQGGRVRFELYAKDYATSPAVKVLQATENVDVRPPDPGLFVAGLPLRARWVLPAWDFVSAQKPIPGQPTPDDAQSPIAYGAPLGVKVLSNGRLVIHRGGTEFASAQVQADDLGITQVSPLGGAPIILGQQGFAVVELPPGAVGTETVRVTLVPANPNQASLNREVPLTTTVGTVGKLPVGHTFVKGVSVVDGHLVKQAVDVEAPSRGLGLSWQRAYASGDSEEGVLGLGWTHAYEGVVQPLLGGFRYAVTSGEGGGQVFTCTGDGTGCVAQRGYHGTLRAEGAGAAREYVFRAKDGTEYRHGRLDSASFPVKYRLTSVVAPAGHRVLLRYGDASVEGALTRVFDEASGRLLQLGYVREAGHLRMRTMELHHASAADATSTTFLGVCVRYDYDSQQRLASVARYDGTCGSGSPLRTESYAYEDGSSEAGRTRLARYTGPGGEVTRYTYYGSAESMPGEDDFLLLMDKDERVKQVVEVLESLPVREATTAFTYSIAPEQRSVLGQSLTTYRTAVKGPRAEVPETLYWMTATGAVAETERPLSAGVVARSGALWDEVHRVREMEKDARGRVTHFAYDARGNLVERRIEGAALPALDVATATLPVLDAQGQPVAEVVEKWGYEAGFNAQVCHVDAEGYATVTRVDSSGDAPEDVLPVGTGRVLETRRYGSRVPRTVLTSSSSCEAAVASLQESPQDVVLSWRYCGVEGAACPPLAVTGDWVESVGADGHRERATAYDVYGQLRTKTLQVSGAATVTVQTAYDVRGRLEDEQDGLGRHRLQQWDGLDRVKREEWANPQGEGSVRTAQYYPGGQLHTETLGADFVREHWLDAAGRRVRTVESGGGLAAALETRYGYDDAGNRTSVVDRRGVRTTTVYDFADRPVEAQVSVADGARFTSQGGSSDEVSQSYTLSRVTYDAVGNKVADKDVYGFDRNYRLDSLYRVVQEQSPEVQGASHDAPFVRYTQTSRYDLTGHRVRQVDGNGNAQTMEYDLLGRATVQTDAVGRVERRAYDGRGNVTEVRWEAGGVQHRRRITAYDGLSRVLSVTERVATDAGEAVYTTQTVHDDVAQVEWTRDARGFLHARHLDGLGRVFKEVDDAASGPLSRQPDDARVGAALGLTRTVEYDRYGHESARVDALGRRTETVHDALGRLLEVHRPMEVSESQSHDGEGHVVRSIEGRGVERFFTYDALGRPRSETLMESLSQGGQSLTVSERTYVDAPDVEALTREQIRDARGQLTVTYRDGLRRVVRHTDAAGHASDTWFDALYKREEKNAKGHLTRFVYDAVGRMLSQSEAASVSGSVAYGQSWQYGDATRERTYRDRRQVATVHREDGLGRKVYSSRGQGQEVAEESWTYNAAGQAVRVVDANGYATTRLYDGAARLVEETQGAGTAEAATTAFQYDAAGQLTQKKGPRATGVLFDARYTYDDLGRRVREENALGQVTEWAHDAAGNRVCMKQPLGAPSLSHGGAVGLTLAQVEDQVCAGTYVTSYAYDEQSKLLFVTDAAGGLTSYVYDANRNLVAKQDANGNLTTYEYDVRNLRTAEHQHLDSHARVTAAQRSQVPLFEAGATPSGSVGTLTWRHTYDANGNPVSMTDPKGQVSVSGYGLLDRLESRVYSQHAQPRELPSVNAEGFAYDGNGNLLRESLLKQTPSGAVEDATTYTYDALDRVKTRLREQDGKQLSFEYDAMGHRTRVTDSDGVVTGYAYDALGRLRQATLPVGVVEYRSWPDSLPKGVVWPNGLSEGRCYDAAGQLLELVTVRGSVSDTCQANGPVVSQFAYTYDANGNRLTQVESRTSPSTQVLGASETTQYGYDVLNRLTGVASSDKQATLYRLDAVGNRTGERRASIRFVKGLGPEAYSVQPKALTRDVTATFNQVNWLSGFVDAKDASRNTVLNYDLMGNLVEKVTQEGTRTFAWDIRNTLTAVYDNGQEVGRYDYDNNLQRTKRKAASEDVAYVLDDGFVLQELDGAQATHPSKRRYHYGGGPLAVSEVTSAATNFLGTDALGSVTDALSTSGAVTAARQYDAWGNPRSGTAPTVSDFKLGYTGHQYDVETGLTYARARYYDSELGRFLSRDSHEGMLDVAQSLHRYVYAASNPLRYSDFSGHCFWDDKCLEYIKEDWGDTLVALGLREAPVDERAYRPVSRTGAGQGIARKQVALKEFVSAEGRSGPGVTVVHEKRIKGYDPQRVFKGEFDRFHEQRIAREEFERKVLLVGAGVAISVVVPEAAPLLIEGGVISAPAVTGLVAVSDLGANTLVEYGLTDEVSPMGFPLGMVGAWSGAASRAERLLSVSRPQVDEAVWYVASGGMRNELSLTPEQIAAARGYAMELGVPAENIHYYENMNTAWGDMFGQERLHIGTDVLPSARTKVSLSPNERVSMRGAIAHEVVGHREAALAGRTQNEVWAEEAQASLRAAKFAPGLSNKERKVLYLDAMDRLRKADKSLKDASLFLEIR from the coding sequence ATGGCACCCCACGAGAGACCTGCCCAGCAGGATGCAGCTCGCCAGTCGCGGAGTCAGACCGCTGCGGTGCCAGTCGACCAGACGCGAGCCTTTGAGTTGGCCAGGACCGAATGGGAGGCGAAGCGGGAGCAAGCTCAGGAGCAGTTGTCGGAGACGTTGTCGCGGGCCCGCGGCATTCTCGGTCCCCAGTCGGCGTGGTGGGTACGATTCTGGCATTCGCCATTCGCCAGTGCGTCTGAGCGAGACGCGCTCAATCAATCCATTGATGAGCTGCGGCGGGCCGAGACGCTGCTGAGGAAGCTCAAGCTCAAGGATGAGGCGTCCCAGGGACGCAGGCAGCGGATGCTGCTGGAACTTGAGCAGCAAGTGGAGGCGCTGGGGGCCCTGGCGGGGGATGGCTTCTCCCGCGCATGGGAGATGGCTTGGGGACGGCCACCACAAGAGGGAGTCGCGCGGCTTCAGGAGAGGTATTTCCTGCTGGAAACCGGCCTCGCGGTGGAGGACGTGACGCTGGTCGCCCGCATCGAGAAGGTGGCGACGACGGATCTGCAAGAAGGAGTCGTCGGGCAGCCCCTGCCTCAGCCTCTGAAGGTGCGGGTGACGACCGCCAACGGAGAGCCGGTGCTTGGGGCGGTCGTGACCTTCAAGCGAGCGGGTTTCTCCCAACCCGGTTTCTTGCCCGTCAATGGAACGGGGCAAGCCCAGGCCCAGTTGCAGGCGATCACGGATGAGAATGGACAGGCAGCGGTCAAGATGCTGCCCGACACCATCATCTCGCGCGAGTCCTTCTTGAGGCAGGGAACCCCCTCCGCCCAGCGGCTGGGGTACAACGCGGTGACGGCGGAGACCACCAATGGAACCCAGTCCTTTGGACTGAGTTCGCCCTTTGTCGAAGTGGGGCTGCCGGATGTGCCTGCCCAGATTGCAGTGCCAGGAAGCGTTCCCGCGACGACCGAAGCAGGGTTGCAGATGATCGCCCCCTTCGCGGGGCGGGTGCTGGATCGCTACGGAAATGCCCTGGCCAATCAGCAGGTGACGTGGACGCAGTCTCCGGCAACCGGTCGATTCTTCCGCTACCAGGATTCGGCGACTCCGCAGGTGCTTGATCCCACCAATCCCATGCAGTTGCTGGTGATGCAGGAATGGTCGGACGTCGACGGGTGGCTGAGCGCGGGGTACATCCCAGGGACGACGGCGGGGTACTACGTCGTGACGGCCTCGGTGGGAACCCTGGCGCGTCAGTTCGGCGTGTCGGCCTTCATTCCCAGCGCTCGATACACATTGCGGACGACGTACAACGGCGACTTCAACGGCGTCTACCAGACGGCTGGCCCCCAGGTGTTGGTTGCGCAGATCCTGAGGTGGCCCGTGGGCGCGCCGGGCTGGGTGCCGGTGAGAGGTGACGAGCCAGGGTTGGAGGACGTCGCGGTCGGCATCTGGACGCTCGCGGAAGATGGAACCGAGCTTGATTTCACGATGGCCGCTCCGGTCGAGACAGGGCCTGAGCCCCTGGACGATGAGACCTCGGTGGCCTTCCGTCCCAGGTATCTGGTGAATGAAGGAGGGCAGTGGATCTACTTCGCAGGCCAAGCCTTCGAGCGCCGCGCGAATGGACAACTCGTGGAGGTGTGCTGCGGACAGGAACTCTATACCTGGCAATACTCAACCGTCCCCACTTTGCAGGCCCTCCGGCAGTTGCCGGGCGGTGGGGTGGTCCAACCTGGGGGGCAGGCGTCGACGTCGGACTCGGGTTTGGGATTCCGGGTGGTCAACAAGAGCTCTGACAACCTGTATGTCCGGGTGACGATTCAGCACAACGTGCCTGGGGATGATGTTCTTGTCCTGTCCTCCAGCCTGCCCCGCGACGTGGGTGGGGACATCGTGCTGCCAGCGTCCTCCAACGTCCAGAGGGTGCTCCCGTTGGTCGCTGGAACCCAGGGTGGGCGGGTCCGCTTCGAGTTGTATGCGAAGGATTACGCTACGTCGCCCGCCGTGAAGGTGTTGCAGGCGACCGAGAACGTGGACGTGCGCCCGCCGGACCCCGGCCTGTTCGTGGCCGGACTTCCCTTGCGCGCGCGCTGGGTATTGCCGGCCTGGGACTTCGTCTCCGCTCAGAAGCCCATTCCGGGGCAGCCCACGCCGGACGATGCTCAGTCGCCCATCGCCTATGGCGCTCCTCTTGGCGTGAAGGTCTTGTCGAATGGGCGATTGGTGATCCACCGGGGGGGCACGGAGTTCGCCAGCGCGCAGGTGCAGGCGGATGACCTGGGCATCACGCAAGTCTCACCCCTGGGCGGTGCTCCCATCATCCTGGGACAGCAGGGCTTCGCGGTGGTGGAGCTCCCGCCCGGCGCTGTGGGGACGGAGACGGTTCGCGTCACGCTGGTGCCCGCGAATCCCAATCAGGCGTCCCTGAACAGGGAGGTCCCGCTCACGACCACGGTGGGGACGGTGGGGAAGCTGCCGGTGGGCCACACCTTCGTGAAGGGGGTCAGCGTGGTGGACGGCCACCTGGTGAAGCAGGCGGTGGACGTGGAGGCGCCGAGCCGGGGGCTGGGTCTCTCGTGGCAGCGCGCCTACGCCAGCGGCGACTCCGAAGAGGGCGTGTTGGGCCTGGGGTGGACGCACGCATACGAGGGCGTCGTGCAGCCGCTGTTGGGCGGCTTCCGCTACGCGGTCACCAGCGGTGAGGGCGGCGGGCAGGTGTTCACCTGCACGGGGGATGGCACGGGGTGTGTGGCCCAACGCGGATACCACGGCACTCTGCGCGCGGAGGGGGCGGGGGCCGCGCGGGAGTATGTCTTTCGCGCGAAGGATGGAACGGAGTACCGCCACGGACGGCTCGACAGCGCGAGCTTCCCGGTGAAGTACCGCCTCACCTCCGTCGTGGCGCCCGCGGGACACCGGGTGTTGCTGCGCTATGGCGATGCCTCGGTCGAGGGGGCGCTGACTCGGGTGTTCGACGAAGCGAGCGGGCGACTGCTGCAACTGGGCTATGTGCGCGAGGCAGGCCATCTGCGAATGCGCACGATGGAGCTGCACCACGCCAGCGCGGCGGATGCGACGTCCACGACCTTCCTCGGCGTTTGTGTCCGGTACGACTACGACAGCCAGCAGCGCCTGGCTTCCGTGGCGCGCTACGACGGCACGTGTGGGAGTGGAAGTCCCCTGCGGACGGAGTCCTACGCGTACGAGGACGGGTCCTCGGAGGCGGGAAGGACGCGGCTGGCCCGGTACACGGGGCCAGGTGGCGAGGTGACTCGCTACACCTACTACGGCAGCGCGGAGTCGATGCCCGGGGAGGATGACTTCCTGCTGCTGATGGACAAGGACGAGCGGGTGAAGCAGGTGGTGGAGGTTCTGGAGAGCCTCCCCGTGAGGGAGGCCACCACCGCGTTCACCTATTCCATCGCGCCGGAGCAGCGCAGCGTGCTGGGGCAGTCCCTCACCACGTACCGCACAGCGGTGAAGGGCCCCCGGGCCGAGGTTCCCGAAACCCTCTATTGGATGACAGCGACGGGGGCCGTGGCGGAGACGGAGAGGCCCCTGTCGGCCGGCGTGGTGGCGCGCAGCGGGGCGCTCTGGGATGAAGTCCACCGGGTGCGTGAGATGGAAAAGGACGCGCGTGGACGCGTCACGCACTTCGCATACGACGCTCGAGGCAATCTGGTTGAGCGCCGCATCGAGGGGGCGGCACTCCCCGCCTTGGACGTGGCGACGGCCACGCTGCCAGTTCTGGATGCACAGGGGCAGCCTGTCGCGGAGGTGGTGGAGAAGTGGGGCTACGAAGCGGGCTTCAACGCGCAGGTCTGCCACGTGGACGCGGAGGGGTACGCGACCGTCACTCGGGTGGACTCCTCCGGGGATGCGCCCGAGGACGTGCTGCCGGTGGGGACCGGCCGAGTGCTGGAGACCCGGCGCTACGGGAGCCGGGTGCCACGCACGGTGCTGACCTCCTCATCGAGCTGTGAGGCGGCGGTGGCCTCCTTGCAGGAGTCTCCCCAGGATGTCGTGCTGAGCTGGCGTTACTGCGGCGTCGAAGGCGCGGCGTGCCCGCCGCTGGCTGTCACCGGAGACTGGGTGGAGAGCGTGGGGGCGGATGGGCACCGGGAGAGGGCCACGGCCTACGACGTTTACGGCCAGCTGCGGACCAAGACGCTCCAGGTGAGCGGCGCAGCCACGGTGACGGTGCAGACCGCCTACGACGTCCGCGGGCGACTGGAGGACGAGCAGGATGGCCTGGGACGTCATCGACTTCAGCAGTGGGATGGGCTGGACCGGGTGAAGCGTGAGGAGTGGGCGAATCCGCAGGGAGAGGGAAGTGTGCGCACGGCGCAGTACTACCCGGGCGGTCAGCTCCACACCGAGACCCTGGGGGCGGACTTCGTCCGCGAGCACTGGCTGGATGCCGCGGGGCGGCGGGTTCGGACGGTCGAGTCCGGAGGAGGTCTCGCTGCCGCGTTGGAGACCCGCTATGGCTATGACGACGCGGGCAACCGTACGTCCGTCGTGGACCGTCGCGGTGTCCGCACGACCACTGTGTATGACTTCGCGGATCGCCCGGTGGAGGCCCAGGTGTCCGTGGCGGATGGCGCTCGGTTCACGTCCCAGGGAGGAAGCAGCGACGAGGTGAGCCAAAGCTACACGCTCTCCCGCGTCACGTACGATGCCGTGGGCAACAAGGTGGCGGACAAGGATGTGTATGGCTTCGACCGGAACTACCGGCTGGACTCGCTGTACCGCGTCGTCCAGGAGCAGAGCCCCGAGGTGCAGGGGGCGAGTCATGATGCGCCTTTCGTTCGCTATACACAGACGTCCAGGTACGACCTGACGGGCCACCGGGTGCGGCAGGTGGATGGGAACGGCAACGCCCAGACCATGGAGTACGACCTGCTGGGCCGCGCCACGGTCCAGACGGACGCCGTCGGCCGGGTGGAGCGGCGCGCCTATGATGGACGAGGCAACGTCACGGAAGTGCGCTGGGAGGCGGGAGGCGTCCAGCATCGGAGGCGCATCACGGCGTATGACGGCTTGAGCCGCGTGCTGTCCGTAACGGAGCGGGTGGCGACAGATGCAGGGGAGGCTGTCTACACGACGCAGACCGTCCACGACGACGTGGCGCAGGTCGAGTGGACGCGTGACGCGCGGGGCTTTCTCCATGCTCGGCATCTGGATGGACTGGGGCGTGTCTTCAAGGAGGTGGACGACGCTGCCTCGGGGCCACTGTCACGCCAGCCGGACGATGCACGGGTGGGCGCGGCACTCGGGTTGACCCGTACCGTGGAGTACGACCGCTACGGCCATGAGTCCGCGCGGGTGGATGCGCTGGGCCGGCGGACGGAGACGGTACACGACGCACTGGGCCGGCTCCTGGAAGTGCACCGCCCCATGGAGGTCTCCGAGAGTCAGTCGCATGACGGCGAAGGCCATGTTGTCCGCTCCATCGAAGGGCGCGGTGTGGAGCGGTTCTTCACCTACGACGCGTTGGGACGGCCGCGAAGCGAGACCTTGATGGAGAGTCTGTCCCAGGGCGGGCAGTCCCTGACGGTGAGCGAGCGGACGTATGTGGATGCACCGGACGTCGAGGCCCTGACGCGCGAGCAGATCCGGGACGCGCGGGGGCAGCTCACAGTGACGTACCGCGACGGACTCCGGCGTGTCGTCCGCCACACGGATGCGGCGGGACATGCTTCGGACACCTGGTTCGATGCTCTCTACAAGCGCGAGGAGAAGAACGCGAAGGGGCACCTCACTCGCTTCGTCTACGACGCAGTGGGCCGGATGCTGAGCCAGTCCGAAGCCGCATCGGTGAGCGGCTCGGTGGCCTATGGTCAGAGTTGGCAGTACGGAGATGCGACCCGCGAGCGGACGTACCGGGACCGGCGCCAGGTGGCTACGGTGCACCGGGAGGACGGCCTGGGGCGCAAGGTGTACTCCTCGCGGGGGCAGGGCCAGGAGGTGGCGGAGGAGTCCTGGACCTATAACGCCGCGGGGCAGGCGGTGCGGGTGGTGGATGCGAATGGCTACGCGACCACCCGGCTCTACGATGGAGCGGCGCGTCTGGTGGAGGAGACCCAGGGCGCCGGAACGGCGGAAGCGGCGACAACTGCGTTCCAATACGACGCCGCCGGTCAGTTGACGCAGAAGAAGGGCCCCCGCGCCACGGGCGTTCTCTTCGATGCGCGCTACACCTACGACGACCTGGGTCGGCGCGTGCGCGAGGAGAATGCGCTCGGGCAGGTCACGGAGTGGGCCCATGACGCAGCGGGCAACCGTGTGTGTATGAAGCAGCCGCTCGGCGCTCCCTCGCTTTCGCATGGTGGTGCGGTCGGGCTGACGCTGGCGCAGGTGGAGGATCAGGTCTGCGCGGGCACGTACGTGACGAGCTACGCCTATGACGAGCAGAGCAAGCTGCTGTTCGTCACGGATGCCGCCGGTGGGCTCACGTCATATGTTTACGACGCGAATCGCAACCTGGTGGCGAAGCAGGACGCGAACGGGAACCTCACGACCTATGAGTACGACGTGCGCAACCTGCGCACGGCCGAGCATCAGCACCTGGACTCGCATGCGCGGGTGACGGCGGCTCAGCGGAGCCAGGTGCCGCTGTTCGAAGCGGGCGCGACGCCGTCGGGCAGCGTGGGCACGCTGACGTGGCGCCACACGTATGACGCGAACGGGAATCCAGTCTCCATGACCGACCCGAAGGGGCAGGTGTCGGTGTCTGGGTATGGGCTCCTCGACCGGCTGGAGTCACGCGTTTATTCGCAGCATGCGCAACCGCGAGAACTGCCGTCGGTGAACGCGGAGGGTTTCGCGTATGACGGTAACGGGAACCTCCTGCGTGAGTCGCTGCTCAAGCAGACGCCGAGCGGCGCGGTGGAGGATGCGACGACGTACACGTATGACGCACTCGATCGCGTGAAGACGCGGCTGAGGGAGCAGGACGGAAAGCAACTCTCCTTCGAGTACGACGCCATGGGGCACCGCACGCGCGTGACGGACTCGGACGGAGTTGTAACGGGGTATGCGTACGATGCGTTGGGACGCCTGCGGCAGGCGACACTTCCGGTCGGCGTCGTGGAGTACCGGTCCTGGCCGGACTCCTTGCCCAAGGGTGTGGTGTGGCCCAACGGCTTGTCAGAAGGACGCTGCTATGACGCGGCCGGGCAGTTGCTGGAGTTGGTCACTGTCCGGGGCTCGGTCAGCGATACGTGTCAAGCGAATGGGCCGGTGGTGAGCCAGTTCGCCTACACCTACGATGCTAACGGGAACCGGCTGACGCAGGTGGAGTCCCGCACATCCCCCTCAACGCAGGTCCTGGGAGCCAGTGAGACGACCCAGTACGGCTATGACGTCTTGAACCGGCTCACAGGAGTGGCCTCGTCTGACAAACAAGCCACGTTGTATCGGCTGGATGCCGTAGGCAATCGCACGGGCGAGCGGCGGGCTTCGATTCGATTTGTAAAGGGACTCGGACCCGAGGCCTACAGCGTGCAACCCAAGGCGCTCACGCGCGATGTCACCGCGACTTTCAACCAGGTGAACTGGCTGAGCGGGTTCGTGGACGCGAAGGACGCCTCGCGGAACACGGTGCTGAACTACGACCTCATGGGCAACCTGGTGGAGAAGGTGACACAAGAGGGGACCCGAACCTTCGCCTGGGACATCCGCAACACCCTCACCGCCGTGTATGACAACGGGCAGGAGGTGGGGAGGTACGACTACGACAACAACCTCCAGCGGACGAAGCGGAAAGCGGCGTCTGAAGATGTTGCGTATGTGCTTGATGATGGCTTCGTCCTGCAGGAGTTGGATGGAGCCCAGGCCACGCACCCGTCGAAGCGGCGCTATCACTATGGCGGGGGCCCGTTGGCCGTCAGCGAAGTGACTTCCGCGGCAACGAACTTCCTGGGAACGGATGCGCTGGGGAGCGTGACGGACGCGCTGTCCACGAGTGGTGCTGTCACTGCGGCCCGGCAGTACGACGCGTGGGGTAACCCCCGCAGCGGCACCGCGCCGACTGTCAGTGACTTCAAGCTGGGCTACACGGGGCACCAGTACGACGTGGAGACGGGGCTCACGTATGCGCGGGCCCGGTACTACGACAGCGAGCTGGGGCGGTTCCTTTCGAGAGATAGTCATGAGGGAATGCTGGATGTCGCTCAAAGCCTGCATCGATATGTCTATGCGGCAAGCAATCCGCTTCGGTATTCGGATTTCAGTGGACATTGCTTCTGGGATGACAAGTGTCTTGAGTACATCAAGGAGGATTGGGGTGACACGCTAGTGGCATTGGGTTTGCGGGAAGCTCCAGTGGATGAGCGTGCTTACAGGCCTGTTTCTCGAACTGGGGCTGGTCAAGGCATTGCTCGAAAGCAAGTTGCGCTGAAAGAGTTTGTATCCGCTGAGGGGCGAAGTGGTCCAGGGGTGACGGTTGTTCATGAGAAGCGGATTAAGGGATACGACCCTCAGAGGGTGTTTAAGGGGGAGTTCGATAGGTTCCATGAACAGCGGATTGCGAGAGAGGAGTTTGAACGCAAAGTGCTGCTGGTGGGCGCAGGTGTTGCCATTTCAGTTGTTGTTCCAGAGGCAGCGCCCCTCTTGATTGAAGGTGGTGTGATATCTGCGCCTGCGGTAACCGGGCTGGTTGCTGTGTCGGATTTGGGTGCAAACACGCTGGTAGAGTATGGGCTGACTGATGAAGTGTCGCCAATGGGATTTCCCCTCGGTATGGTTGGGGCTTGGTCAGGAGCGGCGTCGAGAGCGGAAAGACTATTGAGTGTGTCGCGCCCTCAGGTCGATGAGGCGGTGTGGTATGTTGCTTCAGGTGGGATGCGAAATGAGCTTTCGCTCACACCCGAACAGATTGCTGCAGCCCGGGGCTATGCTATGGAGCTTGGGGTGCCTGCGGAAAATATCCATTATTATGAAAATATGAATACGGCATGGGGTGATATGTTTGGGCAGGAGCGCCTTCATATTGGTACGGATGTGCTGCCATCTGCTCGGACGAAAGTCTCGCTGTCCCCGAACGAGCGAGTAAGTATGCGAGGGGCTATTGCTCATGAAGTGGTGGGGCACCGTGAAGCTGCCCTTGCAGGACGCACTCAGAACGAGGTTTGGGCAGAGGAGGCGCAGGCTAGTCTTCGGGCTGCGAAGTTTGCTCCTGGATTAAGCAATAAGGAGCGAAAGGTCTTGTATTTGGATGCAATGGACCGTTTGCGGAAGGCGGATAAGAGTCTGAAGGATGCGTCGCTTTTTCTGGAAATCAGGTGA